The segment TGataaatgttcattttaaaaatgtctgACTGAAAACGAGACTGAAACACAAGCTTTTTCGTGTTGTACAAAGATTCTCTGTTGCAGTACAAAACTTTTATGTATAAATTAATGTTTAAATCAGTCTCTTGACAATATGCTGGCCATCCAAAAAGAGCTAAATCTCactaaatataataaaaacagGACAGATGGATTACCAAATAGGATGAGATGAATATTAAGGATTTTGACAGCATTTCTAAAGTCTATTCAACATAAATGAAAGAAACTAAAACCTGATGGGAAACAATTTAAATGCATACAGAGGGGTGGCAAATGAAAGGAGGACAACTAAATGTGTCTCAGTTGGGTAACGGGCCAGCTTGTTCTCACTCAGAGGGTGTTAAATACTGCAATTTTGTCAGGTACCCTAAGTGCCACGGATAAACTCTGAGTTTCCAAGCATATTTAAGATCTGAACTACAATCCTTTCCTTGCTCTAACAAACTTGCTTTGGTTCCAAAAACTAGAAAAGTTAAAAAGTCACGAGCTTATATAAGTAAAGACTTGAGTGACCTTGAAGACGCAACAATTTTCTGCACAAGCTTTTCTTTCCCAAGACATCCAGTACTGCCGCTTTGTCAAAAAGTATCGCAAATTAGTTGACCCACCAGAACAGCCTTAGTGCACCTTGGTATTCACTCGAAAAAGTCTGAGTAATTGTGTTCAAGCCTCCAAAAGATATTTCcctgttcagtgttttttttgatGATGGTTGAGAGAGCGCTGTCTCATACAATGGTCTAAAATCTCCCACCTGTAAGCGGTTGACATCATGTTATTATTTCCACGGTTCAGGATGAGAATAGCGCAGATAACATTTCCTACCAGAGCCATGAGTTGTGTTCCTTGTGTCTGTGAGGCCAAACTGAGCCCTGATGGAGGCGGGCGACGTGTATCTGGCTCTGAACACTTTGGTTGGTCCCATCAGTTCCCTCCAGTGACTGATTGCGTCCTCTCGGGCTAAAATGTACGCTCGCATCGGACCacttgggagggggggggggatttcaaaagaaaattgaTCATTGGATGCTTTCACGTAGAAAGCACAAAAAGAAACATTGACTTTTCTTACGAATCTGATCTATTCTCTCCAGCACCTCCTGAGGAGAGATTCAGccagaaataaaacatttttttttttttaaaaccagcAGACGCAGCTGTCAGTTTATCAGTTTTAGCTAAACTCTGCCAACTGGAGCTGCTTCAGGCTTGACTGGCTGACACACTGAGGATGCCTCCCCCTGTatccaataacaacaacagccCGCAGAGAAGGGTTGCTGTGGCAACTGCAGTTTCGATGCAGTGGCCAGAGAAAAATGACAATGTAATTCCAAACACCTTTTTCAAACCCAGCGGGGGCTCGCTGCTGTTGTGAGCGAGGTACATAGAGATTTTTTAGACAATAGCTCCAGGGATGTTGTGCTAAACGTAGCGGCACGCCGACAGCTGAAACTCCCATTGTGAAGTTTCTGTAAATTATTGGCAGCCTGCTGAGCATGAAATAGGAGCTCCAACAACAGAGGGGAACATTTTCTGTGTTGATCTGGTAATGTTTCCTTTTCATGTACATCATACTGGTGAACGTTCCAAATCCAAAGTGCTTGGAAGTTTCTTTTTCCCAGTCATCTAATAAAAATGACCGGGTATAATAGTTCTTAATCATTTGTTTTAATTGGGTGCTCACTTTTTCTGCTCTCAGAATATCTGTTCAAATCTGTTGTTCAAGTCCGAGAGCTTCGCAAGCTTTGAAGCACAACCAGAAGAGCATGGCTCATCAATCACAAGGATCTCATCGTCTATGATGGCGGCAGAGAGGCTTACCTGGACATGAATTCCACAAGTCTTTGAAAAAAGAATCgccctgagaaaaaaaacaaaaaaacaaacacagtgagTGAATACATACACAAAACACCGCTCCTTGCTGTTTGACTTGCTGAATAACTCTGGGCTCCTAAGCAGCCCAGTGTGGGATGATTTCAGACAAATCTTAACACACATCGTTCGTGTTCGCACCCGAATGTTCCGCGTAAAACCTCTCGGAGTCTTGTCTTCTCCACACCAGGTCTCTGCATCTGACAATTGCAAAGTTGCTGTCCAAAATTCTCTGGTGAAGAGcctaaaagaagagaaaaaaaagactttagaGACATCAGTATTGTACCATTTCTCCTTCCTGCAATTGCACTAACACTAACGATCGCATATTGTGATTGAAAAGGTCATTTCTCTGTGCTGTAACACTGCAGAACACATAAACTGGTTCACATTATGAGAACTGACGCTGAATATTTTGTAACTGACACAGCTTTAATGACTTTGATGCCCTGAGGCCTTTTTGAATCTACGAGGACAGAAAATGGAATTTCTCACACTTAAATGAAGGCGATATAACAGCAGGTCGATAAACGGCCCACTGATCTGAAGCTAAATAGAAAGCAATAGATAGCAATCAAATGCTCCATAAATGTTAGAATGAATCTCTAATCTCACATATCATCCACATTGTACGCCAGTGTGTTACATTGTCTGGTTAACTTGAGATTCACTGAAAGTGTTGAAATTCAATTAAGGAAATGAATCATCTTTTTAAGTAATCATACTGGGTAGCAAATTCATAAAGTGAGCTGCTGCACAAAGATACTGGCAGATTATCTGTGTCCGAGTCATCAATGCGATATACAATCAATGGCTGATTTATGAGGCACTCCTGCAAAAAGCTAACGCCATTTAAAACAAAGATCTGGCATCATATCGAGAGGTTGATTTTATTAATGTCCAGTTGCTTTTCTACAACTTTTGCAAAGGCATTTGACTTGATTGCATTACACCGAGAGGTGTCGAGAGTGTTTTTACATAATAGGAGCACAATATCTGAAATAAGCTCTCAACTGACAATGATCTCGGTCCTTAAACACATTGTGTATCTGGCCTCATTAAAGGGGATTTGATGGCAGAGCAGCTGCATTACACAAGATTATTTACCTTTAATGACAGCAAAATGCTCACTCTTTATCTGATCTCCCAATTAAGCAGAGTACCAGAATAAGTCTGGCtgtttctaaagaaaaaaaaaaaagttttgtagGACTGACCTCTAACATCAAGGGATGAGCCACCGCATCTGGTTTGATGACCGCCAGGGTGAGCTGCAGCACTCTGGACAGGCGGCCAGCTGTCAGTATCATCGCTTGAAAAACGAGCAGAGAGGAAGCCGTCAACAGCAAGTTGTGTCGCAGATTTTAACGTTTAAACCCTCCCGAGACACAGGGGTGTGCTATGGAGCAAGTTCAGCACAGTCAGGCTTTCTTTGTGTGAGCTGGCTGGACAAAACTTAAATCTCCGATGAGAAAATTGGTTCCACAACGGTGATTATGATCCATCTTTGGGAAACTAAACCTTCCATTACAGGCTTGTATAAAGGTATAtctttaaaaggaaaaatagCAACAGCTGTTGCAATTGAGTCGATAGAGGACTGCCACTTATATCTTGACATAAAATCGTGGAACTTTTAACTCGTGAGAAGACTCAGTCTGAGTTGCTATCTGGGGTATCATGAGGATAAGAATCAGTAAAAGTCAGCCACCGGGATTTTTTTTGGGCCCCTTTTAACTGAAGTAAGTCGTACAGATTTGCAGGTAAACTCACCTCATTTAGCAAAGTTATACAACCTCCCCCCTCATTATCTCTGCCTAACTTCTAACACAAGATCATGGGTTCAACACACGGCACATCCAAAGAGATTGTGCCCGATAGAGGGATCAATAGCCTATCAGCTGCCCACCGGTCCAACTGCAGAAGAGGGAAATGTAAGTATTACCAAACAAACTTGCCTGGCAATTTTGTGGCACTTCTTATACTGCAATAATGTGCTCCAACAGTTACTAAGTACAacagatctcaaaagaggcagatCCTGAGGAACAGAGGGGCAGAAATTAGTCAAGTGGGTCATTCCACTCACCCAAGTTAATCCGCTTGAATAACAGAGTAAATTAATGGATGGAAAATCAAGCTGCTGCAGTCACTCTCAGACATTTCATTAACATCTGTGTGTCAgcttgtggggaaaaaaagggcataatatgtctcctttaatccGAAAATCTGAGGATAAACTGCTCCAGAGCAGGCTATGAGCTCAACCAAAGTAATACCATAGTCATCCAGCCACCTTCGTGACACTGAAAACTGATTTTCAGCTCAACGTTAATGAGTCATTAATTTCGCTAAGCGGTACACATGAACGCAATATGAACGAGATAGGCAGCAAAGATACAAGCTTTAATCCTGTTGAAGGGTTAATTGACCGCTAATTTACAACAGAAATGACGTTTTTCTAACATAAAGCAAAATTTCCTAAATGAAATTGAAATTGATCAGGATGGCCGACCTCTGTTGTTGTGGCTGGTGTCCAAAAGGTCAGGTTTCTCCGCCAGTTTAGCAGTCCGTAGTTATCAGACAAAGGCAGCTAGAGCTGTTCATTTAATCCCAGACTAGTTTAAATAATTATGTTCAAACATAAAGTGAAAAACTAACATTAAAATGTGATTACTAGCTACACAGCTCCCCGTACCCGGTCAGTCCGTTTGTGAAAACGGTCCCCAGGAACAGAGGCTGCATAATGCGGTTCCTCCAgagagtggggaaaaaaaaagattaaataaataaatactgcaATATACTTATAAACTGCAAATTGTTCTAAAACAAGTTCGGATTTAATTCCCTATTAGCTGTTATATCAATACATTCATAATTAATTTCACCTTATATGTTATGTGTGTAATAATCACGGAAGACATGACTCTGCTTGAGCTAATGCACAGTCTTAGGTGCTTCCTCCACCACTGACAACAGGTGACTAAAGAGCAGTGCTTTCACAAGGGCACTGGAGAGAAGGTGAAGTCTCCCATATGACAAACTAAGTAGACAAAtgattgttgtgttttattcattaaaaaaaataatccctTTCTCCCCTTGCCATCCAAAGTCACCAATTTGCACAACAAATAAAGAACCATTTTAAAGTGCAGACAGGTTAGAAAACTCATCATGATACCCCTTTTTAAATGACAACCTGCACATTATAAACTATTTGGGATATTTTTAAGCCTGATAATATGGTTTTCTCTTACATCATGAGAACAAGTGCAGTTAAAGTTTCCAGATCACACTGAAGCTGCCCACCGGTTTCTAAACCAGCTGAGATGTCACAAGTCCTGCAGTTTTCACTTCATGAGCTTTTATCCACCTACGTACTTACACATGTCAAACACTTGTTTGTTCTATTAGTTTTTCATTCTGAGTTTTGACATTTTACCTCAAatctttactttttttattttctcagttTTGATGCAGAATATAGATATTTTTCCAAAGTGGTCTTCATGTGAAGTACTTAGGTTCAGAACAACTCTGCTAGAAGGCAGTGCCTTAACATTCAAAGGGCTTGATGATTACCAAAAGTGTACCCTGGAGTAAAGTGAAATTTTCAACCATCAGAGCTGCAAGCAAACAGGGCCTCTTATCGTATCGTAGAGTCAAAGGTCACATCTTCGAGGCATGGATGGTAGGAGAGGATgttcagtccagcagctgaaagTCTCTGGGGAGAGACCGAGACACAGCAGCTACAAAGGAGCACGGACTGGAGCGAGAGAGACTTTTGCCTGTGGAATTTCATCGCTGTGGGACACATCAGACGTAGAGTGTCAGATACAAACAGAGAGCAATTCCAGCAATGCAAAATGGTCACACCCTTGAACAGTAGATGCTGTacaagtctgtgtgtgtgtgtagtttgaCATTCAGGGAGACAGAAGAGGGacgaaagtgtgtgtgtgtgtgtgagtgtgtatgaaCGGGGTCCTGCATAGGTTTCTCCCACCTGCCCATGTCATGTGACTCGGGGTAAAACCACAGCTGTTACCTCCCATGAGGGGGATGAAGAGGACAAGAGGAGTTGTTGGGTGGTTGTGGAGTTATAGGGGACACATTTTTAAGTATATACTTCTATATAATTCCATagtataaaatcatttaaaaatgtc is part of the Odontesthes bonariensis isolate fOdoBon6 chromosome 24, fOdoBon6.hap1, whole genome shotgun sequence genome and harbors:
- the nme6 gene encoding nucleoside diphosphate kinase 6, which codes for MILTAGRLSRVLQLTLAVIKPDAVAHPLMLEALHQRILDSNFAIVRCRDLVWRRQDSERFYAEHSGRFFFQRLVEFMSSGPMRAYILAREDAISHWRELMGPTKVFRARYTSPASIRAQFGLTDTRNTTHGSDSPEAAQREISFFFPEFHAEVWMEEEEPRFRSGQMHYDHQKQIHTLSAPS